The Prosthecomicrobium sp. N25 nucleotide sequence CCGGTCCGCGTCCAGGATCACGTAGGCCGCCTGCAGCTTCGCCGCGTAGTCGTCGAAGCGCTTCACCGTGAGGGCGCCCGGGGCCATGAAGCGATGGCCGTAGGTGACGTTGCCGGCGTGGATGCCGTCGATCTCGAAGGGAACGATGTCGGGCTCCTCGGTCTCCGGACCGAAAGTGCAGACGATCGAATGCAGCGGCCGGACCCAGCGCAGCGTGCCGGAGCCCCAGCGCTGCGACTTCGGCCAGGGGAAGCCGCGCACCACGGACGGCACCAGCTCGGCGATCACCTCGATGGCGGCGCGCCCGGGCCTCGTCAGGTGCGCGACATAGAACTCGCCCTTCTTCGGGTCGGAGACGACGGTCGCCTCGGCCAGCGAGGCGAGCCCGGCCGACTTCAGGAAGCCCTGCACGGCGGCCTCCGGCGCGCCGACGCGCGGGCCCTTCTTCTCCTCCTTGAGGTCCGGCGAGCGGGCGGGCACCCCGGTGACATGGAGCGTCAACCGCCGCGGGGTCGCATAGGCCTTGGCGCCTTCGTAGTAGAGGCCGGCCTCCACGAGCCCGTCGGTCACCATTTTCCTCAGGTCCTCGGACGCCTTGCGCTGCATCCGGGCCGGGATTTCTTCGGAGAAGAGTTCGAGCAGGAGATCGGGCATCGCGTCGCGCTTCCGGAGGGCCGAGGAGGTGGCGAGGGCTTAACAAGCCCCGGCGCCTTTGTCAGCCCCGCCGGCCGGCAATTCGCCCGGACGGGCGGGCGGGAACCGGTCGGCTTAACCGCCCCTTCACCTTCCTCGGTAACCATGACGGGCATCAGTCACCCGCGTATCCGGGGTTCGCCGCGTCATGAGTTTCCGAGCCGAGGGGGCCGCCCGCGGGCGCGCCCGGTCCGACCGCACCGCCTCTCCGACCGAACCCTGGCTCGACAGGATCCACATCGGCGATTGCGTGGCCGCCATGGCGGCGTTGCCGGCGGCGAGCGTCGACCTGGTCTTCGCCGACCCGCCCTACAACCTGCAGCTCGAAGGCGCCCTGCACCGGCCGGACCAGAGCCTGGTCGACGCGGTCGACGACGCCTGGGACCGCTTCGACAGCTTCGAGGCCTACGACGCCTTCACGCGCGCCTGGCTGCTGGCCTGCCGGCGCCTCCTGAAGCCGACCGGCTCCCTCTGGGTGATCGGCTCCTACCACAACATCTTCCGGGTCGGCACGATCCTCCAGGACCTCGGCTTCTGGATCCTCAACGACGTGGTCTGGCGCAAGACCAACCCGATGCCGAACTTCAAGGGCCGCCGCTTCCAGAACGCCCACGAGACCCTGATCTGGGCCGCCCGCTCGCAGGACGCGCGCCGCTACACCTTCAACTACGACGCCCTGAAGGCCTTCAACGAGGACCTGCAGATGCGCTCCGACTGGCTGCTGCCGATCTGCGCGGGCGGCGAGCGGCTGAAGGACGAGGCCGGCGACAAGGTCCATCCGACCCAGAAGCCGGAGGCGCTGCTGCACCGCGTCCTGCTGTCGTCCTCCAACCCGGGCGACGTGGTCCTCGACCCCTTCTTCGGCACCGGCACCACCGGCGCCGTCGCCCGCCGCCTCGGCCGCCGCTTCGTCGGCATGGAGCGCGACCCGGCCTACGCGGCCGCCGCCGAGGCCCGCATCGCGGCCGTCAGCCCGATCCCCGCCGAGGCGCTGGAGGTGGTCCGCGGCAAAAAGGCGGAGGTCCGCATCCCCTTCGGCACCCTCGTCGAGCAGGGCCTGGTCCGCCCCGGCGAGGTCGTGACCGACGCCCGCGGCCGGCTCGCCGCCACCGTCCGGCTCGACGGATCACTGGTCTCAGGCGCGGCCGAGGGGTCCATCCACCGTGTCGGCGCGGTCCTCCAGGGCCTCGACGCCTGCAACGGCTGGACCTTCTGGCACGTCGAGCGCGACGGCGTCCTCGTCCCTATCGACGACCTCCGCAAGGCCGTCCGCCAAAGCCTCGCCTCAGCCGCGGAATAAGCCCTGCGGAACCCTCCGCTCCGCTCCGGCCGGGGATGCGGCTCGGCGTTCCTTCGCCCGGATCTCTGCCCTGCCGGTCCAGTGAGCGCGGCCGTCCTCAGACCAGGACCGCCTCGGCGGGCGGCGTCACGCCGGCGAGGAGGCTCTTCACCGGGTCGAAGCTGCGGCGGTGGTGGGCCGAGGGGCCGAGGGTGAGAATGGCGGCCCGGTGCGCCTCCGTGCCGTAGCCCTTGTGCTCCTCGAAGCCGTAACCGGGGCAACTGGCGGCGAGGCGGATCATCAGCCGGTCGCGGGTGACCTTGGCGACGATCGAGGCCGCCGCGATGGAGAGCGAGGTGGCGTCGCCCTTGACCACGGCCTCCCCGGGGCAGGGCAGGCCGGGCGGCACGTCGAGACCGTCGACGAGGGCGTGCGCCGGGCATTCGGGCAGCCCGCGGACGGCCCGGGCCATCGCCCAGAGGGTCGCGCCGCGGATGTTCAGGGCGTCGATGCGCTCCACCGACGCGAAGGCGAGCGCGGTGTGGTGATGCGCGCAGATCTCGGCGAAGAGGCGCTCCCGCTCGGCCGGGGTCAGCTTCTTGGAGTCGTCCAGGCCCTCCGGGACGCGGCGCGGGTCGAGCACCACCGCAGCGACCACGACCGGGCCGGCGAGCGGCCCGCGGCCCGCCTCGTCGACGCCGCAGACCGGCACCTTCGCCTTCAGCCGCCGCAGCACGCGCCTTTCGATCGACAGGTCGGGACCGGTCGGCAGGTCGAAGAGGGCGGGCGATTCGGGGCGGCGGGCCATGGCGTCGATCCTGCCGCCCGCCGGCCCCCGCCGCAATCGGTCGCGAAGGCGTCGTCCCCGCTGTCCCCGGAGCGTCTCAGTCCGGCAGACGGACCATGCCGCTCTCGTCGAAGCGCCAGTGCGGATTGTGGGCGACCTCCCAGAGATGCCCGTCGGGATCGGCGAAATAGGCCGTGAAGCCGCCCCAGAAGGCCTTCTCGGGCGCGCGCACGAGCCGCGCCCCGGCCGCAACGGCCGTCTCCACAAGGGCGATCACCGCCTCGGGAGACTCCACGTTGTTGGCGAGCGTCACGCCCGAGAAGCCGGGCCGGCTGTCCGCCACCTGCGCGTCGGCCGCCAGGTCCGCGCGGCCGAAGACCGACAGGACCATCGGCCCGACCTGGAAGAAGGCGACGGACCCCGGGACGCTCTGCGTCGAGCGGAGGAGGCCGAGACGTTCGTAGAAGGCCGCACTCGCCTCGACGTCGGCAACGCCCAGGGTGACGAGGTGAAGGGCGAGGGCCATGGTCTCTCTCCGTGTTTCGCCATGCGGTGCGCACCGTCCGTCAGAACAGGCTGAGCTGCACCCCGTTCGGCCGCGGCGGCTCGAACAGGTCGGCGCGCAGCCGGGCCCGGGCGGTCTTCTCGATGCCGAGGCGCTTCAGCGCGAGCTCGAAGCGCCGGCCGATGGTCCAGGCGTAGGGGCCTGTGCCGCGCATGCGCGTGCCCCAGTTGGCGTCGTAGTCCTTGCCGTCCCGCATCGAGCGGATCAGCGACAGCACGTGCCGGTAGCTGTCCGGCCGGTGCGTGAGCAGCCACTGCTTGAAGAGCTCCGAGACCTCGAGCGGCAGACGCAGAAGGACATAGCCGGCTTCCCGCGCCCCCGCCTGGTGGGACGCCTCGAGGATCCGCTCGATCTCGTGGTCGTTCAGCCCCGGGATCACCGGCGCCACCATGACGGCCGTCGGCACGCCCGCCTCGGCGAGCTCCCGGATCGCCGCCAGCCGCCGGTGCGGCGCCGCCGCCCGCGGCTCGAGCGACCGGGCGAGCCCCCCGTCGAGGGTCGTCACCGACAGGGCGACCTTGGCGAGTCCCTTGCGCCCCATCCGCCCCAGGATGTCCTTGTCGCGCGTGACGAGGTGCGACTTGGTGACGATCGCGACCGGGTGGTTCGTCCGTTCCAGCACCTCCAGCACGGCCCGCATCACCCCATGGGTGCGCTCGATCGGCTGGTAGGGGTCGGTGTTGGTGCCGATCGCCAGCGTCCGGCACTGGTAGGCCGGGTCGGCCAGCTCGCGCTCCAGGAGTTCGGCGGCATTGGGCTTGACGAAGAGCCGCGTCTCGAAATCGAGCCCGGGCGACAAACCCATGTAGGCGTGCGACGGCCGCGCGAAGCAGTAGACGCAGCCGTGCTCGCAGCCGCGATAGGGGTTGATCGACCGGTCGAAGGAGATGTCGGGTGACTGGTTGCGGGTGATGATCTTCTTCGGCTTCTCGACCTGCACCTCCGTCCGCAGCGGCGGCAGGTCCTCGAGGCTCGACCAGCCGTCGTCGACCAGGACCCTCGTCTCCGGCTCGTAGCGGCCCGAGGCGTTGCTGACCGCGCCCCGGCCCCGCCGGAGCTCGGCTGGAATCGCCACGGCACCCGCCCCGTATCCGTCGGCGGATCCCCCGTCGGGCAGGCCCTCGGGTCCCGGGGGCGCTTGCCCGGCTGCGGCAGTCCGTCGCAGAGCGGCCATACTGTCGCTGCCCGGCCCCTCCACGGCACGCGGCCCCGGACGGGGCTTCGGCGCGGCCCGTACCGGTGACCTTACGGTATCGTCGGAGCTTGCGAGGGTTCGGTTCTTCGCTCTGGTCATGCGGGGACTCTAGCGCAGGGCGCGAACAAAGCAAGAACTTCCCTCGATCTAGGGCAAGGCCGGGGCGATTTGGCGACTCCCGCGGGCGTCGAATCCCTGCTATGGAGCCGAAATGCTGTCCGTCGTCATCCCCACCCTGGATGCCGAGGAGGGTCTGATCAGGACTCTGGCCTCACTCGTGCCGGCCGCCGCCGAAGGCGTGATCCGAGAAGTGGTGGTCGTGGACGGCGGGTCGCAGGATGGCACCGAGAAGGTGGCCGAAGCGGCTGGTTGTCAACTCCTGCATGTGTCCGGCTGCTGGGGCGAGAAGGTCGCGACCGGCATCGCCGCCGCCCGGCGTTCCCCTTGGCTGATGGTCCTGCAACCGAACATCCTGCTCGAGGGCGAGTGGTTCCGCGAGGTCGCCGCCTTCGCCGACCGCGCCGAGCGGACAGGCGGGGCGGACCGGCGCGCGGCGACCTTCCGCATCGCCTTCGACGCCTTCGGCTGGCAGGCCCGCCTGGCGGAGAGCACGATCGGGGTGGCGAGTTCGGTGTTCGGCCTGCCGCTCCCGCAGCAGGGTCTGGTGGTCTCGCGCCGGCTGTGGGACCGGGCCCGCCGCGACGGGCCGCTGCGCGACCATCGTCATCTCGTCTCCCGCATCGGCCGCCGCTCGATCCACGTCCTGCGCGCCCGCGCCATCGCGATCTCGACCGTCACTGACGGCCAGAGCCTGCCGCCGGGCGGCGCCATCGCACGCCATGCCCTGGCGGCCCTGGGCCTGCCGCTGCGGGTCACAGGCTGAACGGCCGGCCCGCGCCCTCTCAGCCGCGCGCCATCCGGCGGATCCATCCGGCGACGGCCGACGCCCGCCGTCGCGCCTCCCGCGCCCACCGGGCGGCCACCGGCCGGATCCGATCCCGCAGCCGGGCGGCCGCCTCCCGGAGCCGCCCGAGCAGGCGCCGCGCCGCCTGCCATGCGCTGGTCTCCTCCAGGATGCCGAGCGCCCAGTCCCGGAGCCGCACGACGAGGCCGTGTGCGCGCGCGAACCACGGGATCATGAGGAGCTTGTCCCGGGTCACGTGGAAGAGCCGCTCGACGAGCACGATCGACAGGAGGTGCGAGACGATCAGCAGAATGAGGCCCGTGCGGAATCGCCCGGTTGCCATGAGGTAGAGCGAGATCAGCTTCGGCGGCTCGAGAACCGCGAAGGGCACGGCGAAGAGGAGCAGGGTGGGGTAGGGCGGCAGCCCGTGGATGAAGGCGGCCACCCGCGCGAACAGCCGCAGCGCTTCGAGGCGGCGCACCACAGGCCGGATCGCCGCCAGGACGACGTCGTCCAGGATGAAGTAGAGCGCCACCAGGACGGCGACCGGCGCGCGCAGGATGCGGCGGGCGAGGCCGCGGGACGGCCGGTCGGGCGGCGGGTTCGGAGGAGACAAGGGGCGCGCAAACCTCGGATTGGCAGCGCCGCCACGGGAACGGCGCGCCGAGAGAAAAGCCGCCATGTCGCCGGAAGGCAAGCGCCACGGTTGACGGTCGGGCAAATCGGGGTACTCGTCTCACCCGATCGCGTCCCGACCCGAGGCCCCATGACCCGCTCCGCCCTCGACGCCCTGCTCGCCGAACGCCCCGTCCTCCTCGCCGACGGGGCGACCGGGACCAACCTATTCGCCATGGGCCTCCTCTCCGGAGATGCCCCGGAACTCTGGAACGACGAGCATCCGGACCGGATCCGCGCCCTCCACCAGGGCTTTGTCGACGCCGGCGCCGATATCGTCCTGACCAACACCTTCGGCTGCAACCGCCGCCGCCTTGCCCTCCACAAGGCCGAGGACCGCACCCGCGAACTGAACGAGAAGGCCGCCCGCATCGCCCGCGACGTGGCCGACGCGGCCCCGCGCCCGGTCGTGGTCGCCGGCTCCGTCGGCCCGACCGGCGACCTCTTCGCGCCCCTCGGCCCCATGACCGAAGACGAGGCGGTCGAGGTCTTCGCCGAGCAGATCGAGGGCCTGAAGGCCGGCGGCGCCGACGTCGCCTGGATCGAGACCATGTCGGCGCCCGAGGAGATCCGCGCCGCGGCCCTCGCCGCCATCCGGGTCGGCATGCCCTATACCTTCACGGCGAGCTTCGACACCGCCGGCCGCACCATGATGGGCCTGACCCCGGCCGCCGTCGCCGACATCGCCGCCACCCTGCCGGTCCCGCCCGTTGCGGTCGGCGCCAATTGCGGCGTCGGCGCCTCCGACCTCCTCGCCTCGGTCGGTGCGATGACGGAGGCCCACCCCGAGCTCGCCGTCGTCGCCAAGGCGAACTGCGGCATCCCGAAGGTGGAGGGCGACGCCGTCGTCTATACCGGCACGCCCGAGCTGATGGCCGACTACGCCCGGCTCGCCGTCGACACCGGCTGCCGCATCGTCGGCGGCTGCTGCGGCACGTCCGCCGGCCACCTCGCCGCCATGCGCGCCGCCGTCGACGCCCACATCCGCTGCGCCCGCCCCACCCTCGAGGCCATCGTCGAGACGGTCGGCCCCCTGCAGAGCCCACCCGCGACCGCCCAGGCCCGCGAGCGCAGCGGCCGCCGGCGCGGCTAGACCGTCCGCCGGTGCCGGGCGCCGGTCAGCGCTGCGCGGTTTGCCAGGCCGGGTGGACGAAGTAGGGGGCGTTGGAGCGCGGCAGGGGCGGGCGACCCAGGATGTGGTCGGCCATCTTCTCGCCGATCATGATCGTCGGCGCGTTGAGATTGCCGGTGGTGATCGACGGCATGACCGACGAATCCACGACCCGCAGGCCCTCGACCCCGTAGACGCGCCCCTCCGGATCGACCACGGCGAGACGGTCGTCCTTGCGGCCCATGCGGGCCGAGCAGCTCGGATGGTAGGCGCTCTCGACGTTCTCGGCGATCCAGGCGTCGATCGCCTCGTCGCTCGTCACGTCGGCCCCCGGCTGGATCTCCTCGCCGCGATAGGGGTCGAAGGGCGCCTGCGCGAAGATTTCGCGCGTCAGCCGCACGCAGGCGCGCATCTCCTCCCAGTCGTCCGGGTGGCTCATGTAGTTGAAGCGGATCGACGGCTTGTCGCGCGGATCGGGCGAGGCGAGCCGGACGAAGCCGTGCGACTTCGACCGCATCGGCCCCACATGGGCCTGGAAGCCGTGCCGGTCGACATGGGCGGCGCCGTCGTAGCGGACCGCGGCGGGCAGGAAGTGATATTGGATGTCCGGATAGCGGACCCCGGCGCGCGAGCGGATGAAGCCGCAGGTCTCGAAGTGGTTGGTCGCCCCGAGCCCGTCCTCGAACACGATCCAGCGCGCCCCGATCATCCCCTTGGCGACCGGGCTCATGTGCGAATAGAGCGTGATCGGCTGGGTGCAGGCCACCTGGAAATAGAATTCGAGGTGGTCCTGCAGGTTCTCGCCGACGCCGGGCCGGTCGGCCACGACCGGGATGCCGAGGCCGCGCAGCTCCTCCGCGGGCCCCACGCCGGACAGCTTCAGGATCTGCGGCGTGCCGATCGGCCCCGCCGACAGGATCACCTCCCGCCGGGCGCGAACGATCTCGGTCCGCCCCCGCCGCTCGATCTCGGCGCCCACCGCCCGGCCCCCCTCGAAGAGGATGCGCCGCACGAGCACGTTGGTGAGAAGGTCCAGGTTCTCCCGCTTCAAGGCCGGCTTCAGGTAGGCGTTGGCGGTCGACCAGCGGCGGCCCTTGTGGACCGTCATGTCCATCCGGCCGAAACCTTCCTGCCGGTAGCCGTTGACGTCCGGCGTCTCCGCGTATCCGGCCGCCACCCCCGCCTCCACGAAGGCGCTGTAGAGCGGGTTCCGGCAGGGGCCGTAGGAGGTGTGCAGCGGCCCGCTGTCGCCCCGGTAGGCGTCGCCCCCCTCCGCGCGCGTCTCGGCGCGCCGGAAATAGGGGAGCACGTCCGCGTAGGACCACCCGTCCGCGCCCTCCTCCTCCCAGCGGTCGAAGTCGGCCGGGTTGCCGCGGATGTAGACCATGCCGTTGATCGAGGAGGAGCCGCCGATCACGCGCCCGCGCGGGCAGTGCAGGCGACGGCCACCGAGATGCGGCTCCGGCTCGGTCTCGTAGAACCAGTTGTACTTCTCGCTGTTCATCGGGATCGACAGCGCCGTCGGCATCTGGATGAAGATCGACCGGTCCGACCCGCCGCGTTCGAGCACGAGCACGCTGTGGCGGCTGTCCTCGCTGAGCCGTGCAGCCAGCACCGACCCCGCCGATCCGGCCCCGACGATGAGGAAATCGACTTCCCGCGTCATGGTTCGTCCCTTCAGTACGGGCTGTCGATCGGCTGCAGCGCCACGTAGACGCTCTTCGCCTGCGTGTAGTGCTCGACCGCCGCCTTGGAGTTCTCGCGGCCGAGCCCCGACTGCTTGAACCCGCCGAAGGGGAGCTCGATCGGCGTCAGGTTGTAGTGGTTGATCCAGCAGGTCCCGGCCTGCAGCGCGGCGATCGCCCGGTGCGCGCGGGTCAGGTCGCGCGTGAAGACCGCGGCGGAGAGGCCGAACTCCGTGGCGTTCGCCCGCGCCACCGCCTCGTCCTCGGTATCGAACTCGAGCACCGTCATCACCGGCCCGAAGATCTCCTCGCGGACGATCCGCATGCCGTCCGAGCAGCCGTCGAAGACGGTGGGCTCGACGAAGAAGCCGCGGTCGAGGCCGTCCCGCGTGACGCGCCTGCCGCCTGTCACGATTCGCGCCCCCTCGGCGACCCCGGCCGCGATGTAGCCGAGCACCTTCTCCATGTGCTCCTCGGAGA carries:
- a CDS encoding site-specific DNA-methyltransferase — protein: MSFRAEGAARGRARSDRTASPTEPWLDRIHIGDCVAAMAALPAASVDLVFADPPYNLQLEGALHRPDQSLVDAVDDAWDRFDSFEAYDAFTRAWLLACRRLLKPTGSLWVIGSYHNIFRVGTILQDLGFWILNDVVWRKTNPMPNFKGRRFQNAHETLIWAARSQDARRYTFNYDALKAFNEDLQMRSDWLLPICAGGERLKDEAGDKVHPTQKPEALLHRVLLSSSNPGDVVLDPFFGTGTTGAVARRLGRRFVGMERDPAYAAAAEARIAAVSPIPAEALEVVRGKKAEVRIPFGTLVEQGLVRPGEVVTDARGRLAATVRLDGSLVSGAAEGSIHRVGAVLQGLDACNGWTFWHVERDGVLVPIDDLRKAVRQSLASAAE
- a CDS encoding ribonuclease HII yields the protein MARRPESPALFDLPTGPDLSIERRVLRRLKAKVPVCGVDEAGRGPLAGPVVVAAVVLDPRRVPEGLDDSKKLTPAERERLFAEICAHHHTALAFASVERIDALNIRGATLWAMARAVRGLPECPAHALVDGLDVPPGLPCPGEAVVKGDATSLSIAAASIVAKVTRDRLMIRLAASCPGYGFEEHKGYGTEAHRAAILTLGPSAHHRRSFDPVKSLLAGVTPPAEAVLV
- a CDS encoding VOC family protein; its protein translation is MALALHLVTLGVADVEASAAFYERLGLLRSTQSVPGSVAFFQVGPMVLSVFGRADLAADAQVADSRPGFSGVTLANNVESPEAVIALVETAVAAGARLVRAPEKAFWGGFTAYFADPDGHLWEVAHNPHWRFDESGMVRLPD
- a CDS encoding PA0069 family radical SAM protein, which translates into the protein MRRTAAAGQAPPGPEGLPDGGSADGYGAGAVAIPAELRRGRGAVSNASGRYEPETRVLVDDGWSSLEDLPPLRTEVQVEKPKKIITRNQSPDISFDRSINPYRGCEHGCVYCFARPSHAYMGLSPGLDFETRLFVKPNAAELLERELADPAYQCRTLAIGTNTDPYQPIERTHGVMRAVLEVLERTNHPVAIVTKSHLVTRDKDILGRMGRKGLAKVALSVTTLDGGLARSLEPRAAAPHRRLAAIRELAEAGVPTAVMVAPVIPGLNDHEIERILEASHQAGAREAGYVLLRLPLEVSELFKQWLLTHRPDSYRHVLSLIRSMRDGKDYDANWGTRMRGTGPYAWTIGRRFELALKRLGIEKTARARLRADLFEPPRPNGVQLSLF
- a CDS encoding glycosyltransferase encodes the protein MLSVVIPTLDAEEGLIRTLASLVPAAAEGVIREVVVVDGGSQDGTEKVAEAAGCQLLHVSGCWGEKVATGIAAARRSPWLMVLQPNILLEGEWFREVAAFADRAERTGGADRRAATFRIAFDAFGWQARLAESTIGVASSVFGLPLPQQGLVVSRRLWDRARRDGPLRDHRHLVSRIGRRSIHVLRARAIAISTVTDGQSLPPGGAIARHALAALGLPLRVTG
- the bmt gene encoding betaine--homocysteine S-methyltransferase, which gives rise to MTRSALDALLAERPVLLADGATGTNLFAMGLLSGDAPELWNDEHPDRIRALHQGFVDAGADIVLTNTFGCNRRRLALHKAEDRTRELNEKAARIARDVADAAPRPVVVAGSVGPTGDLFAPLGPMTEDEAVEVFAEQIEGLKAGGADVAWIETMSAPEEIRAAALAAIRVGMPYTFTASFDTAGRTMMGLTPAAVADIAATLPVPPVAVGANCGVGASDLLASVGAMTEAHPELAVVAKANCGIPKVEGDAVVYTGTPELMADYARLAVDTGCRIVGGCCGTSAGHLAAMRAAVDAHIRCARPTLEAIVETVGPLQSPPATAQARERSGRRRG
- the betA gene encoding choline dehydrogenase yields the protein MTREVDFLIVGAGSAGSVLAARLSEDSRHSVLVLERGGSDRSIFIQMPTALSIPMNSEKYNWFYETEPEPHLGGRRLHCPRGRVIGGSSSINGMVYIRGNPADFDRWEEEGADGWSYADVLPYFRRAETRAEGGDAYRGDSGPLHTSYGPCRNPLYSAFVEAGVAAGYAETPDVNGYRQEGFGRMDMTVHKGRRWSTANAYLKPALKRENLDLLTNVLVRRILFEGGRAVGAEIERRGRTEIVRARREVILSAGPIGTPQILKLSGVGPAEELRGLGIPVVADRPGVGENLQDHLEFYFQVACTQPITLYSHMSPVAKGMIGARWIVFEDGLGATNHFETCGFIRSRAGVRYPDIQYHFLPAAVRYDGAAHVDRHGFQAHVGPMRSKSHGFVRLASPDPRDKPSIRFNYMSHPDDWEEMRACVRLTREIFAQAPFDPYRGEEIQPGADVTSDEAIDAWIAENVESAYHPSCSARMGRKDDRLAVVDPEGRVYGVEGLRVVDSSVMPSITTGNLNAPTIMIGEKMADHILGRPPLPRSNAPYFVHPAWQTAQR